The DNA region GAACGGCAGACCGTAGGCGGTCACCGTCCACGCACTGCCCGCGTTGGACAGGCCCAGCTGCTCCTGTAGTCGGGGCAGCGCCAGGATCATGACCGTGCCGTCCAGCACGACCATCAGCTGTAGCCCGCTGAGGACGAGTATCGCGAGCCCGAACGCCCGCTTGGTCACCGGATACTGCATCGTCGCAGCGGGGTTATCGAGCACCCGCCCACAATAGAGGATGCGGTGACCGGGGCAACCGTCCTCATCGCGCCAGTCAGGACTGGGCCAGGTCCGGCGCTCCCGCGGTGAAGCCGGCGGTCGGGCCGATGACGATGATCGCGGGCGGCCGGATGCCCTCGGCGCGGACCCGTTCGGCGACCGTGGCCAGGTCGGCGCGCAGGATGCGCTGGGTGCGCAGACTGCCCTCCTGGATGACCGTGACCGGGGTATCGGTGGCGCGGCCACCGGAGATCAGGGCGTCGGCAAACTTCTCGATACGCTCGACCGCCATCAGCAGCACGATGGTGCCGCGCAGGCGGGCCAGGGCGGGCCAGTCGACCAGCGAGTCCGGGTGGTCGGGGGCCACATGCCCGCTGACGACCACGAATTCGTGGGTCACGCCGCGGTGGGTGACCGGGATACCGGCCAGGGCGGGCACCGAGATCGCGCTGGTGACGCCGGGCACCACGGTGACCGGGATGCCGGCGTCCACGCAGGCCTCGAGTTCCTCGTAGCCGCGGCCGAAGACATAGTTGTCGCCGCCCTTGAGTCGGACCACGAACTTGCCGGCCTTCACGCCCTCGATGAGCGCGGCATTGATGTGCTCCTGGGCCATGGCCCGGCCGTACGGGATCTTGGCCGCGTCGATGACCTCCACGTCCGGGCCCAGCTCGGCGAGCAGCTCCGGCGGCGCGAGCCGGTCGGCGACAACGAGATTCGCGCGGGCCAGCAGGCGGCGGCCGCGCACGGTGATCAGGTCCGGGTCGCCGGGGCCGCCGCCGACCAGGGCCACACCGGGGGTGACGGGGGCCGAATCATCGGTCACCACACCGGATTGCAAGGCCTCGAGCAGCGCGTTGCGGACGGCGGCCGAGCGGCGGTGCTGGCCGCCGGCCAGCACGCCCAGGGTCATGCCGTCGTAGCGGGCGGTCGCGGGGGTGACGGCGGTGCCGAGGCGGGCGGTGTCGGCACGCACGCAGAAGATGCGGCGGCGGGTGGCCTCCTCGACGACGGCCGCATTGGTGGCGGGCTCGTCGGTGCAGGCCATCACGTACCAGGCGCCGTCCAGATCGCCGTCGGCGTAGGCGCGCAGCTCGATGGTCAGCTGCCCCATGCTCGCCATACCCTCGACCGCCGGGGTCACCTCACGGCTGATCACGTGCACCGCGGCGCCGGAGGCGATGAGCAGTCCGAGCCGCCGCTGCGCGACCGTGCCGCCGCCGACGACGACCACGCGGCGGCCGTTCAGATCGAGGCCGACCAGGTAGTTCGGGTCTCCGGTCTCGGCCCGGGAGTCGGGAACCGGCTGGTCATCGGGGGTGGCTACGGGGTTCTGCACAAGGATTCAGGGTACGGCGTGCACGGCCGCACACGACAATCGCCTGGCGTCCGTGTGGCAATCGATAGGAAGTTCACAGTGCACGCACCCGGCGCGCGTTGGAACCCGCAACATGCGACGGAATCGGCCCTATGGTTCTTATGCTTGATAGCTATGACGCGCGGGGTCATCGTTGTCTTTCGCAGCTTCCTCCTCGCCACGCTGCTGGCGCTCGGCATCGCCGCGGGGGTCGGCCACGCGGATCCGCCGGTGGAGACGGCATATTCGCAGCCAGGACCGTGGCAGGTCACCGAACAACGGGCCTTCACCTGCTGCGATTCCACCGGGGCGGCCTACGACATCTGGTATCCGACCGACCTGGGCGCCAACGGATTCCGGCATCCCATCATCACCTGGGGCGACGGCACCAACGCCCACCCGAACCAATACACCTACCTGCTGCGGCATTTCGCCTCCTGGGGGTTCGTGGTCATCGCCACCGAGAACCCGACCACCGGCTCCGGCGTCGACATCGCGGGCGCGGTCGACAAACTCCTCACCCTGGCGGCAGACCCGGCCGGCGTGTTCTACGGCAAACTCGACCCGGAAGCGATCGGGGCGGTGGGACATTCGCAGGGCGCGACCGGGGCCCTCAACGCCATGGCGCATTCCGGCGGCCGGATCAAGACCGCGGTGCCGATCGAACTGCCGATCCAGCTGATGTGCCTGTTCGGCCCGATGTGCCCGGATATCCGCGCCCTGGCCGGCGGCTCGGTGTTCTTCGTCAACGGCGCCGCCGACACCGTCATCTCGCCGTCGAATCAGCTGCTGCCGCCACAGCTCTCCGGCCTGGAGTCGATGCGCGCCTACTACGACGCGGTGCCTGCCGGCATCCCGAAGGCGTGGGGCACCCTGGTCACCCCGAATCACAATGACGTGCAAGGCCAGCCGGACTGCACCGGCGCGGCCTGGCCGTGCGCGACCGGCGTGCACGGCTACCTCGGCTACCCCACCGCCTGGCTGACCGCCCGCCTGCTGGGCGACACGAGGGCCCAGCAGGCGTTCGTCCGTGGCAGCGGCGAGTTCCTCGCGCCGAATCCACTGTGGGACAACCAGTGCAGCGACGTGACCGCGGTCAGCTGAAGCGCGGGATGTCCTGGACGAGGTGAATCCCGCCCTGCCGCAACTTGATGCCGCTCTCGTCGACGCGGTGCAAGGTCACGATCACCGGATGCCCGGACAGCTCACCGGTCAGCGTCATCCGATCAGCGTCCTGGCGGTCGAAGGTGAAGGTGGCCAACGGTCGCGGACTCTCGGCACCCTCGCCGCCGGGAGACAGCAGCGCCAGGGTGTGCGCGGCGGCGTCGATCTTCGCGCCGACCGGGGTCACCGTGTCGTCCATACCCTGGTAGGCGGCCGCCTCGGGACTGTCGAATACCAGTCGCCGCCAACGGGTTTCATCGGTGAGCAGCGGCGGCACCGACTGCCCGTCGCGAGTGAACTCAGTGACCGTCCAGATGCCGTACAGCTCCGACCGCGGCCGCCCCGGGCCGTATTCGTTGTAGGCCCGGACGCTCAACACCACCTCCGCGATCAGGAACCAGACGAGCATCGCCACCTGCCCGATCGCGACGGCCCGTCGGCCCCGCGCGCTGGATACCGGCTCGGGCGTCTCCGCGGGCCCGGCCGCACGGCCCGTCAGCACCGCTGTCAGCCGCCGCGCCTCGGGGGCCAGCAGCACCAGGCACAGCAGCATCAGATGGAACGACAGCAGCTTCACCGGGATGTCGAAGGTCATGTTCAACACCCACACCTGCGCCATGCTCACCAGGCTGAGCAGCACGCCCGCCAGGGTGGTGCGCGGCAGCAGCAACAGAATTCCACCCAGCACCTCGGCGGCGCCGAGCATCATTTCGTAGACCGGCGAGGTGCCCACCTGCAGCCACAGCATGGAGGAGTGGGTGAGATTTCCCAGCGGCTGAATCAACGCGTCCAACGGCGGGACCGGCATTTGGGTCGGAACCAGTTTGGCGAAGCCGTAACCGAGCATCTGCCCGGCCAGGCACAGCCGGATGAACAGCAGGAACCAGCCCGCCAGGCGGCGGTACTCGGTGCGGCGGCGGTCCAGGACACTCCAGACGACGGTGCCCGCGACGGCGACCACGAGGACGCAGAAGACCAGCACCCACAGATACGCCTGATCACCGCTGCCCGAGTTCAGGTTCAGGGCGACGTGGGCGCCGAAAACAGTACGGCCGACCCATTCCACCGGTGCGCTGTACGCGTTCACGACCGTGATCACCGAATTGTCC from Nocardia tengchongensis includes:
- the cobA gene encoding uroporphyrinogen-III C-methyltransferase; the protein is MVGLDLNGRRVVVVGGGTVAQRRLGLLIASGAAVHVISREVTPAVEGMASMGQLTIELRAYADGDLDGAWYVMACTDEPATNAAVVEEATRRRIFCVRADTARLGTAVTPATARYDGMTLGVLAGGQHRRSAAVRNALLEALQSGVVTDDSAPVTPGVALVGGGPGDPDLITVRGRRLLARANLVVADRLAPPELLAELGPDVEVIDAAKIPYGRAMAQEHINAALIEGVKAGKFVVRLKGGDNYVFGRGYEELEACVDAGIPVTVVPGVTSAISVPALAGIPVTHRGVTHEFVVVSGHVAPDHPDSLVDWPALARLRGTIVLLMAVERIEKFADALISGGRATDTPVTVIQEGSLRTQRILRADLATVAERVRAEGIRPPAIIVIGPTAGFTAGAPDLAQS
- a CDS encoding DoxX family protein, with product MSLLTADSDSDLDGRPPERATGWRTSTRILFRFAFLYFGLFCVFYPQPIFAFLGVIQEWLPDNSVITVVNAYSAPVEWVGRTVFGAHVALNLNSGSGDQAYLWVLVFCVLVVAVAGTVVWSVLDRRRTEYRRLAGWFLLFIRLCLAGQMLGYGFAKLVPTQMPVPPLDALIQPLGNLTHSSMLWLQVGTSPVYEMMLGAAEVLGGILLLLPRTTLAGVLLSLVSMAQVWVLNMTFDIPVKLLSFHLMLLCLVLLAPEARRLTAVLTGRAAGPAETPEPVSSARGRRAVAIGQVAMLVWFLIAEVVLSVRAYNEYGPGRPRSELYGIWTVTEFTRDGQSVPPLLTDETRWRRLVFDSPEAAAYQGMDDTVTPVGAKIDAAAHTLALLSPGGEGAESPRPLATFTFDRQDADRMTLTGELSGHPVIVTLHRVDESGIKLRQGGIHLVQDIPRFS